A single genomic interval of Bradyrhizobium japonicum USDA 6 harbors:
- a CDS encoding universal stress protein, which yields MFKSILVPIDLADTDLAKPALATAVTLSQTWSGSIRLLNVLPMTPVMLAEYVPADFDEQQRQTSEEALAIVARESGIEAGRISSVVRQGGIYHEILEEAVHMKADLIVMTSHRPAMRTYFLGSNAGHVVRYAKCSVLVVRH from the coding sequence ATGTTCAAGTCCATCCTCGTGCCCATCGACCTCGCCGACACCGATCTGGCCAAGCCGGCGCTTGCGACCGCGGTAACGCTGTCGCAGACCTGGAGCGGATCGATACGGCTGCTCAACGTGCTGCCGATGACGCCGGTGATGCTCGCCGAATACGTGCCGGCCGATTTCGACGAGCAGCAGCGCCAGACCTCCGAGGAAGCGCTCGCCATCGTCGCGCGGGAGTCAGGCATCGAGGCAGGACGCATTTCCAGCGTGGTGCGCCAGGGCGGCATCTACCACGAGATCCTGGAGGAAGCCGTGCACATGAAGGCCGACCTGATCGTGATGACCTCGCACCGGCCGGCGATGCGCACCTATTTCCTCGGCTCCAACGCCGGGCACGTCGTGCGCTACGCCAAGTGCTCGGTGCTGGTGGTCAGGCACTGA
- a CDS encoding SixA phosphatase family protein — MRRLMLLRHAKTETDAPSGRDQDRRLDDRGHKDAAQIGDWLATHPPFLKAVLVSHAVRARQTWDIAWETMKDRVAAPKVEVLPELYGADPAQILESIRTATAPADPKQLLLVGHNPGMHEAALMLMGGGDPAGAKALAHNLPTSGLAIFDFDVKDWGDVAYRRGKLVLFVSPKLLRSG, encoded by the coding sequence ATGCGCCGTTTGATGCTGCTGCGTCACGCCAAGACCGAGACTGACGCGCCGAGCGGCCGTGACCAGGATCGTCGCCTCGACGACCGCGGCCACAAGGACGCCGCGCAGATCGGGGATTGGCTCGCCACCCACCCCCCCTTCCTCAAGGCCGTGCTGGTGTCGCACGCCGTCCGGGCCCGGCAGACCTGGGACATTGCCTGGGAGACGATGAAGGACCGCGTCGCAGCGCCGAAGGTGGAGGTCCTGCCCGAACTCTACGGCGCCGATCCCGCCCAGATTCTGGAATCCATTCGCACTGCAACCGCTCCGGCCGACCCGAAGCAGTTGCTGCTGGTGGGCCACAATCCCGGCATGCACGAGGCCGCTCTGATGCTGATGGGCGGCGGCGATCCGGCCGGCGCCAAGGCGCTCGCTCACAATCTGCCCACGTCGGGGCTTGCGATCTTCGACTTTGACGTCAAGGATTGGGGTGACGTGGCCTACCGCCGCGGCAAACTGGTGCTGTTCGTCAGCCCCAAGCTGCTTCGATCGGGTTGA
- a CDS encoding NAD(P)/FAD-dependent oxidoreductase gives MSETFTSVSQEEAGFRERTRLSFDLDADICVIGAGLAGLSIALEAARLGASVAVLEGRHVGWNASGNQLGTVMPGFALPLADLIERIGFEDARELWTLAKEGAEFVRANATEENMPGIGPSDGVLEVSNVDAGDRLISRLQMLDEDFDTEVEGWQVDRVREVLKTDRYFHGVYYPRAFQLDGRKYVHGLAALARRAGARIFEETPVVSIDHSGIRKRIVTPSARLRATHIVLAGNIHLGAPLRRLSETLLPVWRYAGITAPLGERVHEIVAFKGSVMDSDGVDHFRVVDGDRLMWESPETTWAARPQRFAGAVRRRIRSIFPEFGDVEITDMFGGATGQTVHGMPQIGQLRKGLWVASGFGRQGMNTSAMAGQLIARSILWGDDRWKLFSPFELVWAGGTTGRVAGQLVGVWGRASSAAAGSLARYRERARVKDREREARLAEANRAAGTGPRRPPPGVRPRPAPPPKPAAEGMEPASHEDIVSQ, from the coding sequence ATGAGCGAGACTTTCACAAGCGTGTCCCAGGAAGAAGCCGGCTTTCGTGAACGCACGCGACTGTCGTTTGATCTCGATGCCGACATCTGCGTGATCGGGGCCGGGCTTGCCGGGCTCTCCATCGCGCTGGAGGCAGCCCGGCTCGGAGCCAGCGTCGCGGTGCTCGAGGGCCGCCATGTCGGCTGGAACGCCTCCGGAAACCAGCTCGGCACCGTGATGCCGGGCTTTGCGCTACCGCTGGCCGATTTGATCGAGCGCATCGGCTTCGAGGACGCGCGCGAATTGTGGACGCTGGCGAAGGAGGGCGCCGAGTTCGTCCGGGCCAACGCCACCGAAGAGAACATGCCCGGCATTGGCCCGAGCGATGGCGTGCTGGAGGTCTCCAACGTCGATGCCGGCGACCGGCTGATCAGCCGGTTGCAGATGCTCGACGAGGATTTCGACACGGAGGTCGAGGGCTGGCAGGTGGATCGCGTCCGCGAGGTGCTCAAGACCGACCGTTACTTCCACGGCGTCTATTATCCCCGGGCGTTCCAGCTCGACGGCCGCAAATATGTGCACGGCCTCGCAGCGCTGGCGCGGCGAGCGGGAGCGCGCATCTTCGAGGAGACGCCGGTCGTCAGCATCGATCATTCCGGCATCCGCAAGCGCATCGTCACGCCCTCGGCGCGGCTGCGCGCCACCCACATCGTGCTCGCCGGCAACATCCACCTCGGCGCGCCCTTGAGGCGCCTGTCGGAGACGCTGCTGCCGGTCTGGCGCTATGCCGGGATTACCGCGCCGCTCGGCGAGCGCGTGCACGAGATCGTGGCGTTCAAGGGATCGGTGATGGATTCCGACGGGGTCGACCATTTCCGTGTCGTCGACGGCGACCGCCTGATGTGGGAAAGCCCCGAGACCACCTGGGCCGCGCGTCCGCAGCGCTTCGCGGGCGCGGTCAGGCGGCGGATCAGATCGATTTTCCCCGAGTTCGGCGATGTCGAGATTACCGACATGTTCGGCGGTGCCACCGGCCAGACCGTGCACGGCATGCCGCAGATCGGCCAGTTGCGCAAAGGCCTGTGGGTGGCGAGCGGGTTCGGCCGCCAGGGCATGAACACCTCGGCCATGGCCGGGCAGCTGATCGCGCGCAGCATTTTGTGGGGCGACGACCGCTGGAAGCTGTTCTCGCCATTCGAGCTGGTCTGGGCAGGCGGCACGACCGGACGGGTCGCGGGCCAATTGGTGGGAGTTTGGGGCAGGGCGAGTTCCGCCGCCGCAGGCTCGCTCGCCCGCTACCGCGAGCGAGCCCGCGTCAAGGACCGGGAGCGCGAGGCGCGGCTGGCCGAAGCCAACCGGGCCGCCGGTACCGGTCCTCGCCGTCCGCCGCCCGGCGTCCGGCCGCGGCCGGCCCCTCCGCCGAAACCTGCGGCTGAGGGCATGGAACCGGCTTCGCACGAGGACATCGTCTCGCAATAA
- a CDS encoding bifunctional diguanylate cyclase/phosphodiesterase, whose translation MYQVLYCLTDQHDWRLVALGGAVCLLASAAAISLFHRARAARGGARVSWVALDAVVAGSGIWATHFIAMQAYGPGAGGAYNIPLTVLSLIFAIAVTFIGLSISVSVTRAGLVALGGAVVGGGVAAMHYTGMMALEIPAHIGWATGTVTVSIVLGIVLGSFALVVAGRRDTLAGALGATVLLTLAIVSHHFTAMGAVELTPDPAVVISGLSIPPASLSILTASAAAAIIAIALAAALLDRRAKGELGRQQVVLDTALENMSQGLCMFDADGKIQLFNERYAAMLGRTDIPLAGRLLVDVLREEQAKGHWQGDAGEFFARLVADAREGRTTSQVVTRFGRSIRVVNQPMQGGGWVATFEDITEWLEAQAKISHMARHDALTNLPNRVLFHEQLEQGLRRAKSGDQLAVLCLDLDHFKDINDSLGHPIGDALLKEVGRRLKATVGASDTVARLGGDEFAVVQIGRSEEAAARALAGRLVEVISAPYEIDDHQIVIGVSIGISLSPQDSDNPDELLKNADLALYRAKADGRGTYRFFETGMDARAQARRLLEMDLRAALLRDEFEAYYQPIRDVASGRVVAFEALLRWNHPQRGLIAPINFIPVAEETGLIVQLGEFVLRSACSDAATWPDDVDVAVNLSPVQFKSPNLIASVTDALAASGLAARRLELEITESVLLQNSEATLTTLHELRAMGVRISLDDFGTGYSSLSYLRSFPFDKIKIDRSFVSELATREDSMAIIRAVTGLGRSLGIVTTAEGVENDAQLELLRREGCTQAQGYLFSKPRPASDVALMLNRPRLRVSA comes from the coding sequence ATGTATCAAGTTCTTTACTGCCTGACGGATCAGCACGACTGGCGTCTGGTCGCACTCGGCGGAGCGGTATGTCTGCTCGCCAGCGCGGCGGCGATCAGCCTGTTCCACCGCGCGCGTGCGGCGCGCGGGGGAGCTCGTGTATCGTGGGTCGCGCTTGATGCCGTCGTCGCCGGCAGCGGCATCTGGGCAACCCATTTCATCGCGATGCAGGCTTACGGGCCTGGTGCGGGCGGCGCCTACAATATTCCGTTGACGGTGCTCTCGCTGATCTTCGCGATCGCGGTCACCTTCATCGGGCTGAGCATCTCGGTGTCGGTGACGCGGGCGGGCCTGGTTGCGCTCGGCGGCGCCGTGGTTGGTGGCGGCGTTGCCGCCATGCATTACACCGGCATGATGGCGCTCGAGATTCCCGCGCACATCGGCTGGGCGACCGGCACAGTGACGGTCTCGATCGTGCTCGGCATCGTCCTCGGGTCGTTTGCCCTGGTCGTTGCGGGGCGGCGCGACACCCTCGCGGGCGCGCTCGGCGCGACGGTGCTGCTGACGCTTGCCATCGTCTCGCATCATTTCACCGCCATGGGCGCCGTGGAGCTGACGCCGGATCCTGCGGTCGTGATCAGCGGTCTGTCGATCCCGCCGGCCTCATTGTCCATCCTCACCGCCAGCGCCGCCGCTGCGATCATCGCGATCGCGCTCGCGGCGGCTCTGCTCGACCGCCGCGCCAAGGGCGAACTGGGACGCCAGCAAGTCGTGCTGGATACCGCGCTCGAGAACATGTCGCAGGGACTGTGCATGTTCGATGCGGACGGCAAGATCCAGCTCTTCAACGAGCGCTACGCAGCGATGCTCGGCCGCACCGACATTCCGCTCGCCGGCCGCCTGCTCGTCGACGTGTTGCGGGAAGAGCAGGCCAAGGGCCATTGGCAGGGCGATGCGGGCGAATTCTTCGCGCGCCTCGTGGCCGACGCGCGCGAGGGCCGCACGACCAGCCAGGTCGTCACCCGGTTCGGTCGCTCCATCCGCGTCGTCAACCAGCCGATGCAGGGCGGCGGCTGGGTCGCGACCTTCGAGGACATCACCGAATGGCTGGAGGCGCAGGCCAAGATCTCGCACATGGCGCGCCATGACGCGCTGACCAATCTGCCGAACCGCGTGCTGTTCCACGAGCAGCTCGAGCAGGGCCTGCGCCGGGCGAAGTCGGGCGACCAGCTCGCAGTGCTGTGCCTCGATCTCGATCACTTCAAGGACATCAACGACTCGCTCGGCCATCCCATCGGCGATGCTCTGCTCAAGGAAGTCGGCCGCAGGCTGAAGGCCACTGTCGGCGCGAGCGACACCGTGGCGCGGCTCGGTGGCGACGAGTTCGCCGTGGTCCAGATCGGGCGCTCCGAGGAAGCCGCGGCGCGAGCCCTTGCCGGCCGCCTCGTCGAGGTGATCTCCGCGCCTTACGAGATCGACGACCACCAGATCGTGATCGGCGTCTCGATCGGCATCTCGCTGTCGCCGCAGGACAGCGACAATCCGGACGAGCTGTTGAAGAACGCCGACCTCGCGCTGTACCGCGCCAAGGCAGACGGCCGCGGCACCTATCGCTTCTTCGAGACCGGCATGGATGCGCGCGCGCAGGCGCGGCGGCTGCTGGAGATGGACTTGCGTGCGGCGTTGCTGCGCGACGAGTTCGAGGCGTACTACCAGCCCATCCGCGACGTCGCCAGCGGCCGCGTCGTCGCCTTCGAGGCGCTGCTGCGCTGGAACCATCCGCAGCGTGGCCTGATCGCCCCCATCAACTTCATTCCGGTGGCCGAGGAGACCGGCCTCATCGTCCAGCTCGGCGAGTTCGTGCTGCGCAGCGCCTGCAGTGACGCCGCCACCTGGCCGGACGATGTCGATGTCGCCGTCAACCTGTCGCCGGTGCAGTTCAAGAGCCCGAACCTGATCGCATCCGTGACCGATGCGTTGGCCGCCTCGGGGCTCGCGGCGCGGCGGCTCGAGCTCGAGATCACCGAATCGGTGCTGCTCCAGAACAGCGAGGCGACGCTGACCACCCTGCACGAGCTGCGCGCCATGGGCGTGCGGATCTCGCTCGACGATTTCGGCACCGGCTATTCGTCGCTGAGCTACCTGCGCAGCTTCCCGTTCGACAAGATCAAGATCGACCGCTCCTTCGTGTCGGAGCTTGCGACGCGCGAGGATTCCATGGCGATCATCCGTGCCGTGACCGGCCTCGGGCGCAGCCTCGGAATCGTCACCACGGCGGAAGGCGTCGAGAACGACGCGCAGCTCGAGCTGCTGCGGCGCGAGGGCTGCACCCAGGCGCAGGGCTATCTTTTCAGCAAGCCGCGGCCCGCATCCGATGTCGCGTTGATGCTGAACCGGCCGCGGCTGCGCGTCTCGGCCTGA
- a CDS encoding MFS transporter — protein MRASTIKYEPLDDRAGAQRAGSRLATSLTLAAMSLGYGVVQLDVTIVNTALDAMGKTLGGGVAELQWVVSAYTVAFAAFILTAGALGDRIGAKRIFMAGFAIFTAASLACAMSPNADVLIAARLVQGLAAAILVPNSLALLNHAYADDRARGRAVAVWAAGASLALTAGPFVGGALITLVGWRAIFLVNLPIGLTGLWLSWRYASETTRSRAREIDLPGQLAAIGALGALAGAIIEAGALGWSHPAVIAAFVASAALAVLFVWCESRTVQPMLPLSLFSHRLFALTTIVGLLVNIAIYGLIFVLSLYFQGINGLSAWWTGLAFVPMMGAVLPVNLLAPRLAERIGSCPTIVVGACISALGCLGLLWTEAGTSYWAIFAQMIAISGGLGLLVPPLTSTLLGSVDRARSGIAAGVLNATRQTGSVLGVALFGSLVASDSAFMTGLHQSLIISTAVLLLAAAVIGLGANAPDAKAQGRSM, from the coding sequence ATGCGAGCCAGCACCATCAAATATGAACCTCTCGACGACCGCGCCGGCGCGCAGCGTGCCGGCTCGCGCCTTGCAACCTCCCTCACGCTCGCCGCGATGAGCCTCGGCTATGGTGTGGTCCAGCTCGACGTCACCATCGTCAACACCGCGTTGGATGCGATGGGCAAAACGCTCGGCGGCGGCGTCGCCGAGTTGCAATGGGTGGTCAGCGCCTACACCGTCGCCTTCGCCGCTTTCATTCTGACCGCCGGTGCGCTCGGCGATCGGATCGGCGCCAAGCGCATCTTCATGGCGGGGTTCGCCATCTTCACCGCGGCCTCGCTCGCCTGCGCGATGTCGCCCAATGCGGACGTGCTGATCGCAGCGCGGCTGGTGCAGGGGCTGGCGGCGGCGATCCTGGTGCCGAATTCCCTGGCGCTGCTCAATCATGCCTATGCGGACGACCGCGCGCGTGGCCGCGCCGTGGCGGTCTGGGCCGCCGGAGCCAGCCTGGCGCTCACTGCCGGTCCCTTCGTCGGCGGCGCGCTGATCACGCTGGTCGGCTGGCGCGCGATCTTCCTGGTCAACCTGCCGATCGGTCTTACCGGCTTGTGGCTGAGCTGGCGCTACGCCAGCGAGACCACGCGGTCGCGTGCGCGTGAGATCGATCTGCCCGGCCAGCTCGCCGCGATCGGTGCGCTGGGCGCGCTCGCCGGCGCAATCATCGAAGCTGGCGCGCTCGGCTGGAGCCATCCAGCCGTGATCGCAGCATTCGTCGCCTCAGCCGCACTTGCAGTGCTCTTCGTCTGGTGCGAAAGCCGCACCGTGCAGCCGATGCTGCCGCTGTCGCTGTTCAGTCACCGGCTGTTTGCCTTGACCACGATCGTCGGCCTCCTCGTCAACATCGCGATCTACGGCCTGATCTTCGTGCTGAGCCTGTATTTCCAAGGGATCAACGGGTTGTCGGCCTGGTGGACCGGGCTCGCCTTCGTGCCGATGATGGGGGCGGTGCTGCCCGTCAACCTGCTGGCGCCGCGTCTGGCCGAGCGCATCGGCTCGTGCCCGACCATCGTGGTCGGCGCCTGTATCTCGGCGCTCGGCTGTCTCGGGCTGCTCTGGACCGAAGCCGGGACCAGCTACTGGGCGATCTTTGCGCAGATGATCGCGATCAGCGGTGGACTTGGCCTGCTGGTGCCGCCGCTGACCTCCACCTTGCTTGGCAGCGTCGACAGGGCGCGCTCCGGCATCGCCGCCGGCGTCCTGAACGCGACGCGGCAAACCGGCAGCGTGCTCGGCGTCGCGCTGTTCGGCTCGCTGGTGGCTTCGGACAGCGCATTCATGACGGGCCTTCACCAGTCGCTAATCATATCGACGGCCGTCCTGCTGCTCGCCGCCGCCGTGATCGGCCTCGGCGCAAATGCACCCGACGCAAAGGCGCAAGGGCGCTCAATGTGA
- the msrB gene encoding peptide-methionine (R)-S-oxide reductase MsrB: MFDRRILLTTVAGLFGLSAFRWLRGTPAEAGEKATQKFEIEKTDAEWRAQLTPQQYEILRREGTERPGSSPLLKEHRKGIFACAGCDLPLFSSETKFESGTGWPSFYQPIEGNVGKTEDRTFGMVRTEVHCRRCGGHLGHVFDDGPKPTGLRYCIDGFGLVFHPAAASAT, encoded by the coding sequence ATGTTTGATCGCCGCATCCTGCTGACGACTGTTGCCGGCCTGTTCGGCCTTTCGGCCTTCCGCTGGCTGAGAGGAACGCCTGCCGAGGCTGGAGAGAAGGCCACGCAAAAATTCGAGATCGAGAAGACCGACGCCGAGTGGCGCGCCCAGCTCACGCCGCAGCAATATGAAATCCTCCGCAGGGAGGGCACCGAGAGGCCGGGCTCCAGCCCGCTGCTCAAGGAGCACCGCAAGGGCATCTTCGCCTGCGCCGGCTGCGACCTGCCGTTGTTCTCGTCCGAGACCAAGTTCGAGAGCGGCACGGGTTGGCCGAGCTTCTATCAGCCGATCGAAGGCAATGTCGGCAAGACCGAGGACCGCACCTTCGGCATGGTGCGCACCGAAGTGCATTGCCGGCGTTGCGGCGGCCATCTCGGCCACGTCTTCGACGACGGTCCGAAGCCGACCGGATTGCGCTATTGCATCGACGGTTTCGGGCTGGTCTTCCATCCGGCCGCTGCCTCGGCCACGTAG
- a CDS encoding YciE/YciF ferroxidase family protein: MGLFTKDIKTMNDLFVHQLQDIYYAEQQLTKALPKMADKATDPQLKQGFLTHLEETKQHVKRLEEVFKMHGAQVKAVDCPAIDGIIAEADETAGEVADKAVLDAALINAAQAAEHYEIVRYGSLIAWAKQLGRNDCATVLAKTLEEEKATDRKLTTLAESKVNLRAAS, encoded by the coding sequence GACTATGAACGACCTGTTCGTGCACCAGCTTCAGGACATCTATTATGCCGAGCAGCAGCTCACCAAGGCGCTGCCGAAAATGGCAGATAAGGCCACCGATCCGCAGTTGAAGCAGGGCTTTTTGACGCACCTCGAAGAAACCAAGCAGCACGTCAAGCGGCTCGAGGAAGTATTCAAGATGCACGGCGCGCAGGTGAAGGCGGTCGACTGCCCGGCCATCGACGGCATCATCGCGGAAGCCGACGAGACCGCCGGTGAAGTCGCCGACAAGGCGGTCCTGGACGCCGCCCTGATCAATGCGGCCCAGGCCGCGGAGCATTACGAGATCGTCCGCTACGGCAGCCTGATCGCCTGGGCCAAACAGCTCGGCCGCAACGACTGCGCCACCGTGCTCGCCAAGACGCTGGAAGAAGAGAAGGCGACCGACAGGAAGCTGACCACGCTCGCCGAGAGCAAGGTCAACCTGCGCGCGGCGAGCTAG
- a CDS encoding aminotransferase-like domain-containing protein, translating into MSKFEYVKLADAIAADITKGTLRPGDRLPPQRNFAYDRGIAVSTASRVYTELLRRGLVVGEVGRGTFISGDIKREVEALSEPRDARIDFEVNYPLLPQQWAMIAKSLAGLERVDALESALRVSTSTGTKSARNAAVAYLARKDFTPQAEQIVFTANGKQSLAAALAALVPTGGRCGVEALTYPYVKSIAARLGVTLVPIPMDEYGARPDAIQKAHREAHLSALYLQPIIQNPLGVTMNATRRADIMRVAEKLDLTIIEDAVYGFLADDTPLAALGPDRCIVIDSLSKKVAPGLALGILVTPPHLRESVMSAVRTGGWIASGHALASGQRLMADGTVAELTRLKRIDAARRQQTAARLLAGYQIAADARSYHLWLTLPPHWRSQTFVAAAARRGIALTPSSTFAIAHGHAPNAVRLALAPPSLEQLDSGLRTLVSLLGTKEEDFDSTE; encoded by the coding sequence ATGTCCAAGTTCGAATACGTGAAGCTTGCCGATGCCATTGCGGCCGATATCACTAAAGGCACGTTAAGGCCCGGCGACCGGCTGCCGCCACAGCGCAATTTTGCCTATGACCGCGGCATCGCGGTCTCGACCGCGAGCCGGGTTTATACGGAGTTGCTTCGCCGCGGGCTCGTCGTCGGCGAGGTCGGCCGCGGCACCTTCATCTCCGGCGACATCAAGCGCGAGGTCGAGGCGTTGAGCGAGCCGCGCGACGCGCGGATCGATTTCGAGGTCAATTATCCGTTATTGCCGCAGCAATGGGCGATGATCGCCAAGAGCCTTGCCGGGCTCGAGCGCGTCGATGCGCTCGAATCCGCCCTGCGCGTCTCGACCAGCACCGGCACCAAGAGCGCGCGCAACGCGGCCGTCGCCTATCTCGCGCGCAAGGATTTCACGCCGCAGGCCGAGCAGATCGTCTTCACCGCCAACGGCAAGCAGTCGCTCGCCGCCGCGCTCGCCGCCCTCGTTCCCACCGGCGGCCGCTGCGGCGTCGAGGCGCTGACCTACCCCTACGTCAAGAGCATCGCCGCGCGGCTCGGCGTGACGCTGGTCCCGATTCCGATGGACGAATACGGCGCGAGGCCCGATGCGATCCAGAAGGCGCATCGCGAGGCGCATCTGTCGGCGCTGTATCTCCAGCCCATCATCCAGAACCCGCTCGGCGTCACCATGAACGCGACGCGGCGCGCCGACATCATGCGCGTCGCCGAGAAGCTCGATCTCACCATCATCGAGGACGCCGTCTACGGCTTCCTCGCCGACGATACGCCGCTGGCGGCGCTCGGGCCGGACCGTTGTATCGTGATCGACAGCCTGTCCAAGAAGGTCGCACCGGGCCTCGCGCTCGGCATCCTCGTGACCCCGCCGCATCTGCGCGAGAGCGTGATGAGCGCGGTGCGGACCGGCGGCTGGATCGCCTCGGGCCATGCGCTGGCGTCCGGGCAGCGGCTGATGGCCGACGGCACCGTCGCCGAGCTGACGCGGCTGAAACGGATCGACGCTGCGCGCCGGCAGCAGACCGCGGCAAGGCTGCTTGCCGGCTACCAGATCGCGGCCGACGCGCGCTCCTATCATTTGTGGCTGACGCTGCCGCCGCACTGGCGCTCGCAGACCTTCGTCGCCGCGGCAGCCCGGCGCGGCATCGCACTGACGCCATCCTCGACGTTTGCAATTGCGCACGGACATGCACCGAACGCGGTGCGGCTCGCGCTCGCCCCGCCCTCGCTCGAGCAGCTCGATTCCGGCCTGCGCACGCTCGTGTCGCTGCTCGGCACCAAGGAAGAGGATTTCGACTCGACGGAGTAG
- a CDS encoding DUF1127 domain-containing protein, which yields MTTISQTAGRSLRPSSSGGFFSTLANLAHALFDRLERRSAVKTLNELDDHALRDIGITRSQIEDAVYGQFKAELTRYL from the coding sequence ATGACCACGATCTCGCAAACTGCCGGGCGGAGCTTACGCCCATCCTCGTCGGGCGGATTTTTCAGCACGCTCGCCAACCTCGCTCATGCGCTGTTCGACCGCCTGGAGCGCCGCTCTGCCGTCAAGACGCTGAACGAGCTCGACGACCACGCCTTGCGCGACATCGGGATCACGCGCAGCCAGATCGAGGACGCCGTCTACGGGCAGTTCAAGGCCGAACTGACGCGGTATCTGTAA